A region of the Deltaproteobacteria bacterium genome:
TCTTGTCGCCATAACCGGAGAAAACGCCCTTCATCTTGTTAAGCGTCTCCATGAGGGGGCCGTGGTTCATGTAGAGCACATCGACCTTGATCGGGGTTGCCGCCTGGGTATTTCCCCCAAAATAAAGGATAACCAAGGCCAGGGAACAGAGTAAAATAAATTTTTTCATGAGATCACCTTTCCATCGAGCATGCGGATCAAACGGTCTGTGGTTTTGGCAAGTTCGGCTTCGTGGGTCACCATGAGGATGGCGACTCCTTCCTGGATATGGAGCCTTTCCAGGATGTCCATGATGGCATCGCCGGTAGCGGAGTCCAGGTTTCCGGTGGGCTCATCGGCAAAGAGGACCTTGGGGTGGTTTATGAGGGCCCGGGCAATGGCCACCCTCTGTTTTTCGCCCCCGGAAAGGGCCGAGGGCAAATGCTCCGCCCTGGGCAACAAATCCATTTTCTCTAACAGATCCATGGCCCGCCTTTCCCGTTCTTCGGCCGGCATCTTTATAGGAAAAAGAGGGAGGGCAACATTCTCCCAGGCGGAGAGGGTGGGGATCAGGTTGAAGGACTGGAAGATAAAACCCACGTTGTCCCGGCGGAAGAGGGCCAACTCATCCTCGGTAGCGCTGGTAATATCCTTCCCGCCCAACTGGACCTTCCCTTCGGTCGGGCGCTCCAGCCCCGAAAGCAAA
Encoded here:
- a CDS encoding ABC transporter ATP-binding protein; its protein translation is MNNGTILTGTSLTKKYGNLAVVKDVSLSIAAGEFVCLVGKSGCGKTTLLSLLSGLERPTEGKVQLGGKDITSATEDELALFRRDNVGFIFQSFNLIPTLSAWENVALPLFPIKMPAEERERRAMDLLEKMDLLPRAEHLPSALSGGEKQRVAIARALINHPKVLFADEPTGNLDSATGDAIMDILERLHIQEGVAILMVTHEAELAKTTDRLIRMLDGKVIS